One Methylobacterium sp. 77 DNA window includes the following coding sequences:
- a CDS encoding adenylate/guanylate cyclase domain-containing protein, translated as MAWDNSRSRARIANLMGTVPKAAVLVETFDQGYLDRRRIDLGRRGRRLGQDEAPIFSVPDRRAVLVDGVHVYVNLIDYHDAMLEEGRETEAAHRRVMQFLHLHYSAADRIVADYEAQRVDFHGPRLHAVVVTPPGGGNERQRVLRAIAMANALKDTIETAAPRLGKTNLNTRVRIGIDTGKAVAISSGRKHEPEPLFLGRPANHAAKIADGDRPGIYLSDNARAVVGQPRTGSLFHERATALSDTERLGYLNESLGRSFWTQDSQPIRNQVDAAVRSLKADAVLMESLATDAVFRFHHHPPPLSTVDFGDLTPSYSVRMPMMSVFADLDGFTAYVDRCIATNQIAAMVANLHCIRGELAAVVKQDFDGRKVRFIGDCVHGIVAEGTRVETDKAASVETAVRMAGGIRSSFNLCQAMLGGIDDLGIAIGLELGPTPVTRLGIRGDRSVRCASSRAVSGSEALQKECSGTETSLGETAKEAAHLRVRQIFRSGKAGNLDYAAVEALLDKPTVPTAARSVAAAPAVRRPEPEHRFHGNG; from the coding sequence ATGGCCTGGGACAACTCGCGCAGCCGCGCGCGCATCGCCAACCTGATGGGGACCGTGCCGAAGGCGGCGGTTCTCGTCGAGACCTTCGACCAGGGCTATCTCGACCGGCGTCGGATCGACTTGGGGCGTCGCGGTCGTCGGCTCGGTCAGGACGAGGCACCGATCTTCAGCGTCCCGGACCGCCGTGCGGTTCTCGTCGACGGCGTCCATGTCTATGTGAACCTCATCGATTACCATGACGCGATGCTGGAGGAGGGCCGCGAGACGGAAGCCGCCCATCGCCGGGTCATGCAGTTCCTGCACCTCCACTACTCGGCCGCCGACCGGATCGTCGCCGACTACGAGGCACAGCGCGTCGACTTCCATGGGCCACGCCTGCATGCCGTAGTGGTGACGCCGCCCGGGGGAGGTAACGAACGACAGAGGGTCCTGCGCGCCATCGCGATGGCGAACGCCCTAAAGGACACCATCGAAACGGCGGCTCCTCGCCTAGGTAAGACGAACCTGAACACCCGCGTGCGCATCGGAATCGATACGGGCAAAGCGGTCGCGATCAGCAGCGGCCGGAAGCATGAGCCGGAGCCGCTCTTCCTGGGGCGGCCCGCGAACCACGCCGCCAAGATCGCGGACGGCGACCGGCCGGGGATCTACCTGAGCGACAACGCCCGTGCCGTGGTCGGTCAGCCCCGGACAGGCTCCCTGTTCCACGAGCGTGCCACCGCGTTGTCCGACACGGAGCGTCTCGGATATCTCAACGAAAGCCTCGGACGCTCATTCTGGACCCAGGACAGCCAGCCGATCCGCAACCAGGTCGATGCCGCCGTGCGGTCACTGAAGGCGGACGCCGTGCTCATGGAGAGCCTGGCGACCGATGCGGTCTTCCGCTTCCACCATCACCCGCCGCCCCTGAGTACGGTCGATTTCGGCGACCTGACGCCGAGCTACTCCGTTCGAATGCCGATGATGTCGGTTTTCGCCGATCTGGACGGCTTCACCGCCTATGTGGACCGCTGCATCGCGACGAACCAGATCGCTGCCATGGTAGCCAACCTGCATTGCATCAGAGGCGAGCTCGCTGCGGTGGTGAAGCAGGACTTCGACGGTAGGAAGGTGCGCTTCATCGGCGATTGCGTCCACGGCATCGTCGCTGAAGGTACGCGCGTCGAGACCGACAAGGCGGCCTCGGTCGAGACGGCGGTCCGGATGGCGGGCGGCATCCGCAGTTCATTCAACCTGTGCCAGGCGATGCTGGGCGGCATCGATGACCTTGGCATAGCCATCGGACTGGAGCTCGGCCCGACGCCCGTGACGCGGCTCGGGATTCGTGGCGACCGCAGCGTGAGGTGCGCATCGAGCCGAGCGGTCTCGGGATCAGAGGCGCTTCAGAAGGAGTGCTCGGGAACGGAAACGAGCCTCGGCGAAACCGCCAAGGAAGCCGCTCACTTGCGGGTGAGGCAGATCTTCCGCTCGGGCAAGGCCGGCAACCTGGACTATGCGGCTGTCGAGGCATTGCTAGACAAGCCGACCGTGCCAACCGCAGCAAGGTCGGTGGCGGCCGCGCCTGCGGTAAGGCGGCCGGAGCCGGAGCACCGGTTCCATGGGAATGGCTAG
- a CDS encoding DUF3780 domain-containing protein gives MADFDCTDYYVEHCYLVQVPRATKETVDVFEVFGRPPVATDPVLSPEVILRAQLPKAKWDAVSGEVRSEFNRRLKTERKRSGSWAQGNNGVQRLLGKELLVLVWAIEQDDVSVEHCDVAIRNWLGLKPEERWWLYTMTAASTGYSHQVGMGWRDALRKALCFGTKRDVFSLGVMTGRGHLPPRKNTGATQQPDVAQKRNEFAALRAISGRLEAFA, from the coding sequence ATGGCGGACTTCGATTGCACCGACTACTACGTCGAGCACTGCTACCTCGTGCAGGTGCCACGGGCCACGAAGGAGACGGTCGACGTCTTCGAGGTATTCGGTCGCCCTCCGGTCGCGACCGATCCGGTTCTTTCTCCGGAGGTGATCCTTCGAGCCCAGCTCCCTAAGGCAAAATGGGACGCTGTCTCGGGCGAGGTGCGCTCTGAGTTCAATCGGCGCCTCAAGACCGAACGCAAGCGTTCGGGCTCGTGGGCTCAGGGAAATAACGGCGTCCAGCGCTTGCTTGGTAAGGAGCTCTTGGTCCTGGTCTGGGCCATCGAGCAGGACGACGTGTCCGTGGAGCACTGCGATGTGGCCATCCGGAACTGGCTTGGTCTCAAGCCGGAGGAGCGCTGGTGGCTCTACACCATGACCGCCGCCTCGACGGGCTACTCGCACCAGGTCGGCATGGGCTGGCGCGACGCTTTGCGTAAGGCCCTTTGCTTTGGGACGAAGCGCGACGTGTTCTCCCTTGGGGTCATGACAGGTCGGGGGCACTTGCCACCGAGGAAGAACACAGGCGCCACTCAACAGCCTGACGTCGCGCAGAAGCGCAACGAGTTCGCCGCGCTCAGGGCCATCTCGGGTCGACTGGAGGCATTCGCGTGA
- a CDS encoding ImmA/IrrE family metallo-endopeptidase, whose translation MDDRTGRFGKRPYYREKDLDRACEVMVRRLLQDKVGCVRFPLTTDELFVLVEQHVSDLDVYADLTDEGFEVEGATDFAVGKRPAIKVSEKLSASEGRENRYRTTLAHELGHAVFHDEVFQLRFASGDLLSDRGEARIVCKRETMIDAPQVDWMEWQASYASCAFLMPREAMSDLLRPLVVASGKLAPFRVGSETANVLIATVIDAFAVSRDAARVRLTKLNYLSDKPVAATLFD comes from the coding sequence GTGGACGACAGGACTGGCCGCTTTGGTAAACGCCCGTACTACCGGGAGAAGGACCTCGACAGAGCCTGCGAGGTCATGGTCCGGCGCCTGCTGCAGGATAAGGTCGGATGTGTTCGGTTCCCGCTTACGACCGACGAGTTATTCGTCCTCGTCGAGCAACACGTCTCCGACCTCGATGTTTATGCCGATCTGACGGATGAAGGCTTTGAGGTAGAGGGCGCCACCGACTTCGCTGTCGGAAAGCGCCCGGCCATCAAGGTCTCCGAAAAACTGTCAGCCAGCGAGGGACGGGAGAACCGGTACCGGACGACGTTAGCCCATGAGCTCGGCCACGCGGTCTTCCACGACGAGGTGTTCCAGTTGCGCTTCGCGTCCGGGGATCTGCTAAGCGACCGAGGCGAGGCACGCATCGTTTGCAAGCGCGAAACGATGATTGACGCCCCTCAGGTTGATTGGATGGAATGGCAGGCGTCCTACGCCAGCTGCGCGTTTCTCATGCCGAGGGAGGCGATGTCTGACCTGCTCCGGCCGCTCGTGGTCGCAAGCGGTAAGCTGGCGCCGTTCCGTGTGGGCTCCGAAACCGCGAACGTCCTGATTGCAACCGTGATCGACGCTTTCGCGGTGTCGCGAGATGCTGCAAGGGTGCGGTTGACCAAACTGAACTACCTATCGGACAAGCCCGTGGCGGCGACGCTCTTCGACTGA
- a CDS encoding adenylate/guanylate cyclase domain-containing protein, which yields MASTTQTDTGVHRFLRRYASDPERLAAVLVTEFDLVSCAADHTLCRAGDEADCVWIVEDGEFGIRTSHKFTSRGLGEIVGEAAFFRLRQDGGPARRGADVVATKRSKAWRIDRAVLDGLDPECRAMWLEAICSALVAKLDEATEHRAALTGEVGDIEDVIGRFVCSDGVQAALGAMRVSIPKIRPVKKHVVAWFSDISGFSAHAVGLEPAATADAVELLMEPQVRAISAAGGQVDKFLGDGLMAWWPAMDEARLAKAANAAAMAALASVEEVRRIASENGFEMGLRIGLHLGEAVVGDFGAAGRSAYTIIGETVNAASRYEQYKPKDGQPDGPVRISDRVYGRLHADGRSRFSPDPFAMPDKHGRTYPAHFSIA from the coding sequence ATGGCTTCGACCACCCAGACTGATACCGGCGTGCATCGCTTCCTGCGCCGCTACGCCTCCGACCCGGAGCGGCTGGCAGCCGTTTTGGTGACCGAGTTCGACTTGGTCTCATGCGCCGCCGATCACACTCTGTGCCGCGCGGGGGATGAGGCCGACTGCGTCTGGATCGTCGAGGACGGCGAATTCGGTATCCGCACCTCCCACAAGTTCACCAGTCGCGGCCTGGGGGAGATCGTCGGCGAGGCCGCCTTTTTCAGGTTGCGACAGGATGGTGGTCCGGCCCGGCGCGGTGCGGATGTCGTCGCAACGAAGCGCTCGAAGGCATGGCGGATCGACCGGGCGGTTCTGGACGGCCTCGACCCGGAATGCAGGGCCATGTGGCTGGAGGCCATCTGCAGCGCCCTCGTTGCGAAGCTCGACGAGGCGACGGAGCACCGTGCGGCCCTTACCGGTGAGGTTGGGGACATCGAGGACGTGATCGGCCGCTTCGTTTGCTCGGATGGGGTCCAGGCCGCGCTCGGCGCCATGCGGGTATCCATCCCAAAGATCAGGCCGGTCAAAAAACACGTCGTGGCCTGGTTCAGCGATATCTCCGGGTTCTCGGCCCACGCGGTAGGTCTGGAGCCGGCGGCGACCGCGGATGCCGTCGAACTGCTGATGGAGCCCCAGGTCCGTGCGATCAGCGCGGCCGGCGGCCAGGTCGACAAGTTCCTCGGGGACGGCTTGATGGCTTGGTGGCCCGCGATGGACGAGGCCCGCCTGGCGAAGGCGGCGAACGCCGCGGCCATGGCGGCGCTGGCGTCCGTCGAGGAGGTCAGACGGATCGCCTCGGAAAACGGCTTCGAGATGGGCCTGCGGATCGGGTTGCATCTCGGCGAGGCCGTGGTCGGCGATTTCGGCGCGGCCGGGCGGAGTGCCTACACCATCATCGGCGAGACCGTGAACGCGGCGAGCCGCTACGAGCAGTACAAGCCCAAGGACGGGCAGCCGGACGGCCCCGTGCGCATCAGCGACCGGGTCTACGGACGCCTGCATGCCGACGGTAGGTCGCGGTTCAGTCCCGACCCCTTTGCGATGCCGGACAAGCACGGCCGCACCTATCCCGCTCATTTTTCCATCGCTTAA
- a CDS encoding helix-turn-helix transcriptional regulator has translation MTATFGSYIVSRRKELGISQKELASKILKEEDGKPITPQYLNDIEKDRRQPNSEHIINQFSKALEVEADYLFYRSGIFPADVRQANMPREEVVQMFRAFRRTAK, from the coding sequence ATGACCGCAACATTTGGCTCATACATCGTGAGCAGGAGAAAAGAACTTGGCATTAGCCAAAAGGAACTTGCCAGTAAAATCCTGAAGGAAGAAGACGGCAAGCCTATTACGCCTCAGTATCTTAATGACATTGAAAAAGACAGGCGACAGCCAAATTCGGAGCATATCATCAATCAATTTTCAAAGGCGCTTGAAGTAGAGGCCGATTATCTGTTTTATCGTTCTGGAATATTCCCTGCCGATGTGAGACAAGCAAATATGCCTCGTGAAGAGGTCGTGCAGATGTTCCGGGCCTTCAGGCGAACGGCAAAATAG
- a CDS encoding E2 domain-containing protein — protein sequence MASGSFALAIAAAPDWFRIGATSQNRVIGLAAVPINAVEATFEVDLEVRTVGRAVRARELVPGTRFPIRCFERHIEGEGWFCLGLADQVAIFDGQSATTWWERLETYLRMQRTATKTGLWPEHHALSHGEAGLHHQNALDHARKAGISDAYDTFMQGDASVLTVLDPLLRKAGDRLRNGRCPCPCGRRRRDGQPFLRRKCPHREDVVAVLREERLRKEKLAVFVETTKRSGMSCCGTMQICPLR from the coding sequence ATGGCTAGCGGCTCGTTCGCGCTGGCAATCGCGGCGGCGCCCGACTGGTTCCGGATCGGCGCCACCTCCCAAAATCGTGTCATCGGCCTAGCCGCGGTTCCCATCAACGCCGTGGAGGCGACGTTCGAGGTTGATCTTGAGGTTAGGACGGTCGGCAGGGCCGTCAGGGCTAGGGAACTCGTACCCGGAACTCGCTTCCCGATCCGGTGCTTCGAGCGGCATATCGAGGGGGAAGGCTGGTTCTGCCTCGGTCTCGCGGACCAGGTGGCCATCTTTGACGGGCAATCGGCCACGACCTGGTGGGAGCGGCTGGAAACCTACCTGCGCATGCAGCGTACGGCGACCAAGACCGGCCTATGGCCTGAGCATCACGCTCTCTCGCATGGCGAGGCTGGCCTCCATCACCAGAATGCCCTCGATCATGCCCGGAAGGCCGGCATTTCCGATGCCTATGACACGTTTATGCAGGGCGACGCATCAGTGTTGACGGTACTCGATCCGCTTTTGCGGAAGGCGGGTGACCGGCTTCGAAACGGTCGCTGCCCGTGTCCTTGCGGGCGCAGGCGTCGGGATGGGCAACCTTTTCTGAGGCGGAAATGCCCGCATCGCGAGGATGTAGTTGCGGTTCTGCGGGAGGAACGACTGCGCAAGGAGAAGCTGGCGGTCTTCGTCGAGACCACGAAGCGTTCGGGCATGTCCTGCTGCGGCACGATGCAGATATGTCCGCTGCGGTGA
- a CDS encoding helicase-related protein — translation MLRHSSRREPLRDVLGERLSRSRRYLRIAGYFRSSLLELMSEELSGVDEIRVVCNAELDPNDVRIAKAASEGSDALSRALVSGWMAGQSSIEELLAKGRYRILHDLLASGRMRVKVVPRDGTNVFVHGKAGIMEFRDGGSTAFVGSMNESATGLLHSYEILWEDDAPEATQWVREEFEHFWDLGVDLPEAVISHIGAVSQRLEYGSIEQARKEGGLSNPAAALVERPIYKTGQILRPWQKRFVQACVDDHALYGKARFLIADDVGLGKTLSMAAAALVLSLLSGGGVLILAPATLTRQWQTELEDMLGLPSAIWSSAKKQWLDGKEFAVSPKGDASAVARCPMRVGIVSTGLIVSGDEDGEIRHLRDRHFGVVILDEAHKARADRSGKDDARVGAKRLLDFMERLAANSDNVIIGTATPIQLKAVELHDLIVMLAKGTTHVLGKEGSRGWSSDDSIGYLTGEKPWPEDPTDQWALLRNPLPPGGEAGFYKVLRTGHRLPDARVDGPRYDDLSQGQKSRLRNEFPTLVAQTNPIIRRVIRRSRPMLENAGLLPKIGVVVHPRAGDGLPAELFSGEGLEMGFSFRQAYDAAIRFCGLYARTRPAAGFMKTILLRRIGSSVAAGLSTTRALLAGAITGSAIDDEDEDLYAQERERMPLTPDEVAALREVETHLLAVLDRGKRDPKVEVIIRYLTDNNWLADHGMIAFSQFFDTAEFVGMGLAARFPDQAVAIYAGGGRSFVLHGGERRRTDRNVIKELVRTGGIKLVAATDAACEGLNLQRLGSQVNVDLPWNPSRLEQRKGRIQRIGQPRPEIHVANLRYAGTYEDEVYGALSERFEDIFKVLGQLPDSFEDEWVDAVLKDRDAVKLFPTRVEQIRSPVERRYFRDIADDIGLNWEGTERIISSRDIEEFMRKGW, via the coding sequence ATGTTGCGTCACTCCTCTCGTCGCGAGCCCCTGCGTGACGTCCTGGGCGAGCGGCTCTCGCGCTCGCGCCGCTACCTGCGCATCGCCGGATACTTCCGGTCGTCGCTCTTGGAGCTCATGTCGGAGGAGCTCTCCGGCGTCGATGAGATCCGGGTGGTGTGCAACGCCGAGCTCGATCCGAACGACGTTAGAATCGCCAAGGCCGCCAGCGAGGGTTCCGACGCCCTGTCGCGTGCCCTTGTCTCTGGCTGGATGGCCGGACAGTCCAGCATCGAAGAGCTTCTCGCCAAAGGCCGCTATCGCATCCTTCACGACCTGCTCGCGTCCGGGCGCATGCGAGTGAAGGTCGTGCCACGGGACGGCACGAACGTGTTCGTCCACGGTAAGGCCGGCATCATGGAGTTCCGCGACGGCGGCTCGACCGCTTTCGTCGGCTCCATGAACGAGAGCGCCACCGGCCTACTGCACTCATACGAGATCCTTTGGGAGGATGACGCGCCTGAGGCGACCCAATGGGTGCGGGAGGAGTTCGAGCACTTCTGGGACCTGGGCGTCGACCTGCCGGAGGCGGTCATCAGCCACATCGGCGCGGTCTCGCAACGTCTTGAGTACGGCTCCATCGAACAAGCCCGGAAGGAGGGGGGTCTTTCCAATCCTGCCGCCGCCCTGGTCGAACGACCGATCTACAAGACGGGCCAGATCCTCCGCCCCTGGCAGAAGCGCTTCGTCCAGGCATGCGTCGACGACCACGCCCTATACGGCAAGGCGCGCTTCCTGATCGCGGACGACGTCGGACTTGGCAAGACCCTGTCCATGGCCGCGGCCGCTCTGGTGCTGTCACTCCTCTCGGGAGGCGGCGTGCTTATCCTGGCGCCGGCCACCCTGACGCGGCAGTGGCAGACCGAGTTGGAGGACATGCTCGGGCTTCCGTCCGCCATCTGGTCCTCGGCCAAGAAGCAGTGGCTCGACGGCAAGGAATTCGCCGTGTCGCCCAAGGGCGACGCCAGCGCGGTCGCCCGCTGTCCGATGCGCGTCGGCATCGTCTCGACCGGGCTGATCGTCAGTGGAGACGAGGATGGCGAGATCCGGCACCTGCGGGACCGGCACTTCGGGGTGGTGATCCTCGACGAGGCGCATAAGGCCAGGGCGGACCGCAGCGGGAAGGACGATGCCCGAGTCGGTGCCAAACGCCTGTTGGACTTCATGGAGCGGCTTGCGGCCAACTCCGACAACGTCATCATCGGGACCGCCACGCCCATCCAGCTGAAAGCGGTCGAGTTGCACGACCTCATCGTCATGCTGGCCAAGGGTACGACCCACGTCCTCGGCAAGGAGGGTAGCCGGGGGTGGTCGTCCGACGACAGCATCGGCTACCTCACGGGCGAGAAGCCGTGGCCAGAGGACCCCACCGACCAATGGGCGCTCCTCCGCAACCCCCTTCCACCGGGGGGCGAGGCTGGCTTCTACAAGGTGTTGCGCACGGGGCATCGGCTGCCCGACGCACGCGTCGACGGGCCCCGGTATGATGATCTCTCGCAGGGGCAGAAAAGCAGGTTGCGGAACGAGTTTCCGACTCTGGTGGCGCAGACCAATCCCATCATTCGGCGCGTGATACGACGGTCCCGTCCGATGTTGGAGAATGCTGGCCTCCTGCCAAAGATCGGCGTGGTCGTGCACCCGCGGGCCGGCGACGGGCTCCCGGCCGAACTTTTCTCCGGCGAGGGGCTGGAGATGGGCTTCTCGTTCCGCCAGGCTTACGATGCCGCGATACGCTTCTGTGGCCTGTATGCCCGCACCCGCCCTGCGGCGGGGTTCATGAAGACCATCCTGCTACGTCGGATCGGCTCGTCGGTTGCGGCGGGGCTGTCGACAACACGGGCTCTACTCGCCGGGGCCATCACCGGTTCGGCCATCGACGACGAGGACGAGGATCTCTACGCCCAGGAGCGCGAGCGCATGCCGCTCACGCCGGACGAGGTGGCTGCTCTGCGCGAGGTCGAGACGCACCTCCTCGCCGTACTCGACCGTGGGAAACGAGATCCCAAGGTCGAGGTCATCATCCGCTACCTCACCGACAACAACTGGCTTGCCGATCACGGCATGATCGCGTTCAGCCAGTTCTTCGACACCGCTGAGTTCGTTGGCATGGGGCTGGCCGCACGCTTTCCCGATCAGGCGGTTGCCATCTACGCGGGCGGCGGCCGCTCTTTCGTTCTCCACGGCGGCGAGCGCCGCCGGACGGATCGCAACGTCATCAAAGAACTCGTACGCACCGGGGGGATCAAGCTGGTGGCCGCAACCGACGCCGCTTGCGAGGGGTTGAACCTGCAGCGCCTTGGTTCGCAGGTGAACGTCGATCTGCCCTGGAACCCCTCACGGCTGGAACAGCGCAAGGGTCGTATCCAACGTATCGGACAGCCGCGACCCGAGATCCACGTCGCAAACCTCCGCTACGCCGGCACCTACGAGGATGAGGTATACGGAGCCCTCTCGGAACGGTTCGAGGACATCTTCAAGGTGCTCGGCCAGCTTCCCGATTCATTCGAAGACGAGTGGGTCGATGCCGTCCTCAAGGACCGAGACGCGGTCAAGCTGTTTCCCACGCGGGTGGAGCAGATCCGGTCGCCCGTCGAGCGGCGCTACTTCCGGGATATCGCAGATGACATCGGCCTGAACTGGGAAGGGACCGAGCGCATCATTTCGTCCCGGGATATCGAGGAGTTCATGCGCAAAGGCTGGTGA
- a CDS encoding anti-phage-associated DUF1156 domain-containing protein has translation MNIHHHAERKPAVTPYSLKDAPSFIEAQFPVGRISAEAYKERMAKQGQTLTSLGAYWKGRKPLILVRATLLGCLLPATVDPVNDLRVFLLLMGMDDSSFAQRIKSIKPSDIATDFDLYGDLVDINAAGRARWRETLKRDERDTLIAQWLSTLPYDSRLSYTHRPEEVGDLIIGAPAWRIINEHLGTSAKSMAELIEQLGIMRYGHRPRVADTFCGGGSIPFEAARMGCDVYASDLNPIACMLTWGGFNIIGSAPEDRTIIQVEQRRVSDLVAAEIDRLGIERNSSGNKAKAYLYCLETKCPKTGWMVPMAPSWVISKQKNVIAKLVPNEASKTYDIIVESGVDAASMASAERGTIVGGCLVHPMNPNRDGVAVKVIRGDFRSEGLNGNGLRMWEKEDYKPLPDDVFQERLYCIQWIRNPRVDGGRQETFFAGVTEEDLVRENQVDAIVGENLARWQSAGLVPEMKIQRGGKTDEPIRTRGWTYWHHLYTARQLLFFAEFNKVASSPLMNIILARMLDRSSKLNTWIPSASRADAPANVFANQALNTYYTYGSYAAYNMLTFIDEDRRYSHIGTIGVVNSHPASDILFNADIFVTDPPYADAVNYHEITEFFIAWLSRRPHPPFDKWTWDSQRPIAIKGSDEKFRSDMIAAYRAMANHMPDDGQQVVMFTHQDAGVWADLAAIMWAAGLRVSAAWNIVTETESALREGNYVQGTILLVLRKRVLSGNIKRMDIEGEIEEAVDHQLSSLNALDEDWTFERLYTDGDLQLAAYAAALRVITTYATIDRKEVGADVYRKLEKGEKTVIRELIEYAASVANNKLVPDGFPPAMWRDLDAPSRFYVRMLDMESKGTTKFADYQDFARTFSVADYADLMDSTKANAASLAGAGALKARMLGGKGFGTSPLRRVLFATHKTMQKDDPREGLAFLKTELGQDYWPNRAKLVALAKYVSTKTTRTRPVESSAADLLGQRLEVDKV, from the coding sequence GTGAACATCCATCATCATGCTGAGAGGAAACCCGCGGTGACTCCGTATTCCCTCAAGGATGCGCCATCGTTTATCGAAGCGCAATTTCCCGTTGGGAGAATATCGGCTGAAGCTTACAAAGAAAGAATGGCTAAACAAGGCCAGACTCTAACCTCTCTTGGGGCTTACTGGAAAGGACGCAAGCCGCTAATCCTTGTGCGTGCAACGCTGCTCGGATGTTTATTGCCGGCAACGGTTGATCCAGTAAATGACCTTCGCGTATTCCTACTGCTAATGGGCATGGATGACTCCAGCTTCGCTCAAAGAATAAAGTCAATTAAGCCAAGTGATATTGCCACAGATTTTGATCTCTACGGCGATTTAGTTGATATTAATGCGGCCGGTCGAGCACGTTGGCGGGAAACGTTGAAGCGTGACGAGCGCGACACTTTGATCGCCCAATGGCTTTCTACGCTTCCTTACGACAGTCGGTTATCATATACTCACCGTCCGGAAGAAGTAGGTGATTTAATTATAGGCGCACCTGCCTGGCGTATAATCAACGAACATCTCGGTACATCCGCCAAATCAATGGCGGAGTTGATCGAACAGCTTGGAATTATGCGCTATGGTCATAGACCTAGAGTTGCGGACACGTTCTGCGGCGGAGGTTCAATCCCGTTCGAAGCGGCGCGCATGGGATGCGATGTGTATGCATCGGACCTAAACCCTATCGCCTGCATGCTTACCTGGGGCGGCTTTAATATAATTGGGTCGGCTCCTGAGGACAGAACTATCATTCAGGTGGAGCAGCGCCGAGTATCGGACTTAGTTGCAGCCGAAATTGACCGTTTAGGGATCGAGCGTAATAGCTCTGGAAACAAAGCAAAAGCTTATCTATATTGTCTGGAGACCAAGTGTCCAAAGACTGGGTGGATGGTGCCAATGGCTCCATCGTGGGTAATTTCTAAGCAAAAGAATGTTATAGCAAAACTTGTTCCCAATGAAGCAAGTAAAACATATGACATAATCGTCGAAAGCGGCGTTGATGCTGCATCGATGGCCAGTGCAGAGCGCGGTACCATTGTAGGCGGCTGCTTGGTTCACCCAATGAACCCGAACCGAGATGGCGTCGCGGTGAAGGTTATCAGAGGGGACTTTCGTTCGGAGGGTCTAAACGGTAACGGCCTGCGTATGTGGGAAAAGGAAGATTACAAGCCTCTGCCGGACGATGTTTTCCAAGAGCGTTTGTATTGTATACAATGGATAAGAAACCCAAGGGTTGATGGCGGTCGTCAGGAAACGTTCTTCGCTGGCGTCACTGAAGAAGATTTGGTTCGAGAAAATCAGGTGGACGCTATAGTTGGTGAGAACCTTGCACGGTGGCAAAGTGCAGGTCTCGTACCAGAGATGAAAATTCAACGGGGTGGCAAAACGGACGAGCCAATTCGTACGCGTGGATGGACTTATTGGCATCACCTATACACTGCGCGGCAACTCCTGTTTTTTGCTGAATTCAACAAGGTTGCTTCATCGCCTTTGATGAACATCATTTTAGCTCGCATGCTGGACAGATCGTCGAAACTGAATACGTGGATACCCTCCGCAAGTCGCGCCGATGCGCCTGCAAATGTATTTGCAAACCAAGCACTCAATACGTATTACACTTATGGGAGTTACGCTGCATATAACATGCTAACGTTCATTGACGAGGATCGGAGATATTCTCACATCGGGACAATAGGCGTAGTAAACTCTCATCCTGCAAGCGATATTTTATTCAATGCTGACATCTTTGTTACCGATCCGCCTTACGCAGATGCTGTCAATTACCATGAAATAACAGAATTCTTTATCGCTTGGCTTAGTCGCCGTCCGCATCCGCCATTCGATAAGTGGACCTGGGACTCGCAGCGTCCAATCGCGATCAAAGGTAGTGATGAAAAATTCCGATCTGATATGATTGCCGCTTATCGGGCGATGGCGAACCATATGCCTGACGACGGACAGCAAGTGGTTATGTTCACTCACCAGGATGCGGGTGTTTGGGCTGATCTTGCTGCTATCATGTGGGCTGCTGGTCTGCGTGTTTCCGCAGCCTGGAACATAGTCACCGAGACCGAAAGCGCTTTAAGAGAAGGTAATTACGTTCAGGGAACAATTCTCCTTGTGCTCCGTAAGCGCGTGCTATCGGGAAATATCAAGCGCATGGACATTGAAGGGGAAATTGAGGAGGCAGTTGACCATCAGCTATCTTCGCTAAATGCCCTTGATGAAGACTGGACATTCGAGAGACTATATACGGACGGCGATCTTCAGCTTGCAGCTTATGCTGCAGCGCTTAGAGTGATAACAACATATGCCACCATCGACCGAAAGGAAGTTGGTGCGGATGTTTACCGAAAGCTTGAGAAGGGAGAGAAGACCGTTATCCGCGAGCTGATCGAGTACGCAGCCTCAGTCGCCAACAACAAGCTTGTTCCAGATGGTTTCCCCCCTGCCATGTGGCGGGACCTCGATGCGCCGTCTCGGTTCTACGTTCGCATGCTCGACATGGAGAGCAAGGGCACGACTAAGTTCGCCGACTATCAGGACTTCGCCCGAACCTTCTCTGTTGCGGACTACGCCGATCTGATGGACTCGACCAAGGCGAACGCAGCTTCGCTCGCAGGTGCGGGTGCGCTGAAGGCAAGGATGCTAGGCGGCAAGGGCTTCGGGACGTCTCCCCTGCGCCGCGTGCTCTTCGCGACGCACAAGACGATGCAGAAGGACGACCCGCGCGAGGGATTGGCATTTCTCAAGACGGAACTAGGGCAGGATTACTGGCCTAACCGGGCCAAGCTTGTCGCGCTCGCTAAGTACGTCTCAACCAAGACCACGAGAACGCGACCTGTTGAGAGCTCTGCGGCCGACCTTCTCGGCCAGCGCCTCGAAGTCGACAAGGTCTGA